The following DNA comes from Mucilaginibacter jinjuensis.
AACAGTGGCGCTAAAGAAGTTTTAGTGATCCGTGTGTTAGGTGGTACCGGCAAAAGATATGCTTCTATTGGCGATAAGATCGTAGTTACCGTTAAAAGTGCGATACCTTCTGGTAACGTAAAAAAAGGTACCGTATCTAAAGCCGTAGTGGTTAGAACCAAAAAGGAAATCCGCCGCAAAGATGGTTCATATATCCGTTTCGACGATAACGCAGCTGTGTTATTAAACAACCAGGATGAGCCAAGAGGTACACGTATCTTCGGCCCAGTTGCAAGAGAGCTGCGTGAAAAACAATTTATGAAGATTGTATCATTAGCACCGGAGGTATTGTAACAATGGAAAGAAAGAAAAACTCACAACCGAAACTGAAAATCCGCAAAGGCGATACAGTTAAGGTAATAGCTGGTGATTCAAAAGGATCACAAGGTAAAATCACTGAAATTAACTTAGCTACAAGCCGTGCTAAAGTTGAAGGTGTTAACTTAGTATCTAAACATACTAAACCAAATGCTGCCAACCCTAACGGTGGTATCGTTAAACAAGAAGCTGCTATCCACATTTCTAACCTGGCTTTGGTTGATCCAAAAACAGGCGAAACTACACGTGTAGGCCGCAAAAAGAACGATGCTGGTAAATTAGTTAGAGTTTCAAAAAAATCAGGGGAGGAAATTAAGTAATGACCTACACACCAAGATTAAAATCGAAATACAAGGAAGAGATCCGCACCGCACTGAAAGATAAATTTCAGTACAAAAGCGTAATGCAGGTTCCTAAACTTCAGAAAATTGCAATCAACCAGGGTGTTGGTGCTGCCACTACTGATAAGAAACTTATTGATGTTGCCATCAACGAGTTAACTACCATCACTGGCCAGCAAGCGGTTTCTTCTAAGTCAAAGAAAGATATCTCTAACTTTAAATTACGTAAAAACATGCCGGTAGGCGTACGTGTAACTTTACGTGATAATACCATGTACGAATTTTTAGACCGTTTAATTGCTGTTGCTTTGCCACGTATCCGTGACTTCAAAGGTATCAACGATAAAGGTTTTGACGGACGCGGTAACTATACATTAGGTATCACTGAGCAAATCATTTTCCCGGAAATTAACATTGACAAGATCAATAAAATTATGGGTATGGATATTACCTTTGTAACCTCAGCTACAAATGATGTTGAAGCATTAGAGTTGCTGAAACAATTTGGTTTACCATTTAAAAATCAAACTCCAGTTAACAATGGCTAAAGAAGGTGTAAAAGCACGCGAAGTAAAACGTGCTAAGTTAGTAGCAAAATTTGCTGAAAAAAGAGCAGCGCTTAAAGCAGCTGGTGATTATATCGCTTTAGATAAA
Coding sequences within:
- the rplX gene encoding 50S ribosomal protein L24 — translated: MERKKNSQPKLKIRKGDTVKVIAGDSKGSQGKITEINLATSRAKVEGVNLVSKHTKPNAANPNGGIVKQEAAIHISNLALVDPKTGETTRVGRKKNDAGKLVRVSKKSGEEIK
- the rplN gene encoding 50S ribosomal protein L14; translated protein: MVQQESRLNVADNSGAKEVLVIRVLGGTGKRYASIGDKIVVTVKSAIPSGNVKKGTVSKAVVVRTKKEIRRKDGSYIRFDDNAAVLLNNQDEPRGTRIFGPVARELREKQFMKIVSLAPEVL
- the rplE gene encoding 50S ribosomal protein L5, whose amino-acid sequence is MTYTPRLKSKYKEEIRTALKDKFQYKSVMQVPKLQKIAINQGVGAATTDKKLIDVAINELTTITGQQAVSSKSKKDISNFKLRKNMPVGVRVTLRDNTMYEFLDRLIAVALPRIRDFKGINDKGFDGRGNYTLGITEQIIFPEINIDKINKIMGMDITFVTSATNDVEALELLKQFGLPFKNQTPVNNG